The following proteins come from a genomic window of Chryseobacterium glaciei:
- a CDS encoding T9SS type A sorting domain-containing protein, protein MRKKVLSLFSLLIGFLGFSQTEVYFKYDEAGNQRYRGIDANAKQASKATSIIQSTVMDEKAFWKQIRLYPVPVNDFLTIDWTEEVDGLIESVSLFQHSTVHWKFQQQNIPSLNRELKINMSDYEWGVYVLRFTLKDGRIFSKNIIKR, encoded by the coding sequence ATGAGAAAAAAAGTACTTTCCCTATTTTCTTTATTAATAGGGTTTTTAGGGTTCTCCCAAACCGAGGTCTACTTTAAATACGACGAAGCAGGCAATCAAAGGTACAGGGGTATCGATGCCAATGCCAAACAGGCATCTAAAGCTACTTCCATAATTCAATCTACCGTTATGGATGAGAAAGCATTTTGGAAACAGATACGCCTGTATCCTGTTCCGGTTAACGATTTCTTAACCATTGACTGGACAGAAGAGGTTGATGGCTTGATAGAATCGGTTTCATTATTTCAACACAGTACTGTTCACTGGAAATTTCAACAACAAAATATTCCAAGTTTAAACAGAGAATTGAAAATTAATATGTCCGATTATGAATGGGGCGTATATGTATTACGCTTTACGTTAAAAGACGGAAGAATTTTCAGTAAAAACATCATCAAAAGATAA
- a CDS encoding DUF3872 domain-containing protein → MNKYDREKRSFIKRLILTASTVTLLLFVFALNSCDKELDIKTDFPFELQVMPVPKSIAKGETVTIRCTLKTEGNYESTQYYIRYFQFDGSGKLLLGSGKMFTLKPNDSYVLPEQIFRLHYVSESTVTQAFDVWVSDNKGHEQKVSFQFNDKGK, encoded by the coding sequence ATGAATAAATATGATAGAGAAAAAAGATCTTTTATTAAAAGGTTGATTCTCACAGCCTCAACAGTTACTTTATTACTATTTGTGTTTGCCCTCAATTCCTGTGATAAAGAACTGGATATAAAAACCGATTTTCCATTTGAGCTACAGGTGATGCCTGTTCCAAAGAGCATTGCCAAAGGAGAAACTGTAACCATCAGATGTACTTTAAAAACAGAAGGTAATTATGAAAGTACCCAATACTATATTCGTTATTTTCAATTTGACGGTTCAGGAAAATTGTTACTCGGAAGTGGTAAAATGTTCACGCTAAAGCCGAATGATTCTTATGTTTTGCCTGAACAAATCTTTAGGCTGCATTATGTGTCAGAATCTACTGTTACACAAGCTTTTGATGTCTGGGTATCTGACAACAAAGGTCATGAACAGAAAGTAAGCTTTCAGTTTAACGACAAAGGAAAATAA
- a CDS encoding conjugal transfer protein TraO: MLIVSTTDLYAQRLIKGQKGFEASIGLISDKKPLHDFFYMQAGMTINGKNGNYQLWAVEYSHKNHEFENYTIPVETYSAEGGYSFVLLGDWAKNIFLNMGIIAVAGYEIINQGENALPNGAVIQNKDSFIYGGGLRLSLETYLGDHLVMLIQGKTKAVWGTSVERFRPSAGIGLRYIF; the protein is encoded by the coding sequence ATGCTTATAGTCAGTACTACAGACCTCTATGCGCAACGACTGATCAAGGGACAAAAAGGATTTGAAGCAAGTATCGGGTTGATATCCGATAAGAAGCCATTGCATGATTTTTTCTATATGCAGGCAGGAATGACCATCAATGGAAAAAATGGGAACTACCAGCTATGGGCTGTTGAATACTCCCATAAGAACCATGAGTTTGAAAATTATACTATTCCTGTTGAAACATACTCTGCGGAAGGTGGATACAGCTTTGTGCTTTTAGGAGATTGGGCAAAGAATATTTTTTTGAATATGGGGATCATTGCTGTTGCCGGATACGAAATCATCAACCAGGGTGAGAATGCGCTGCCCAATGGGGCTGTAATACAAAATAAGGACAGTTTTATTTATGGAGGCGGCTTACGTCTTTCTTTGGAAACCTATCTTGGTGATCATTTGGTGATGCTCATACAGGGAAAAACCAAAGCAGTCTGGGGAACTTCTGTAGAAAGGTTCAGGCCATCGGCCGGTATAGGACTACGCTATATTTTTTAA